Proteins encoded within one genomic window of Rossellomorea vietnamensis:
- the cysK gene encoding cysteine synthase A: MVRVANSISELIGQTPVVKLNRLVDENSADVYLKLEYMNPGSSVKDRIALAMIEAGEAAGTIKPGDTIVEPTSGNTGIGLAMVAAAKGYRSLLVMPDTMSMERRNLLRAYGAELVLTPGSEGMNGAIRKAEELSKEKGFFMPQQFKNEANPKVHRETTGPEIVEQMGDQLDAFIAGIGTGGTITGVGEVLKKHYPSVELYAVEPSDSPVLSGGKPGPHKIQGIGAGFIPEILDTDVYDHVIQVDKDSAFEYARRAAKEEGILGGISSGAAIYAALEVAKKLGKGKKVLAIIPSNGERYLSTPLYQFDEE; this comes from the coding sequence ATGGTGAGAGTAGCCAATTCAATTTCAGAATTAATAGGTCAGACTCCAGTGGTAAAACTGAATCGATTAGTGGATGAGAATAGTGCGGATGTTTATTTGAAATTAGAATACATGAACCCGGGCAGTTCCGTGAAGGACCGGATCGCCCTGGCCATGATTGAAGCAGGGGAAGCTGCAGGTACGATCAAACCTGGGGATACGATCGTTGAGCCGACAAGCGGCAACACGGGTATCGGCCTTGCCATGGTCGCTGCCGCTAAAGGATACCGTTCTTTGCTCGTCATGCCTGATACGATGAGTATGGAAAGGCGCAACCTGTTACGAGCTTACGGTGCTGAACTTGTATTGACGCCGGGTTCTGAAGGGATGAATGGCGCCATTCGCAAAGCGGAAGAGCTGTCGAAAGAAAAAGGTTTCTTCATGCCGCAGCAATTTAAAAACGAAGCAAATCCCAAGGTTCATCGTGAAACGACCGGACCGGAAATCGTGGAACAGATGGGTGATCAGCTCGATGCCTTCATCGCAGGTATCGGTACTGGCGGAACGATTACAGGCGTTGGTGAAGTGTTGAAAAAGCATTATCCATCGGTTGAATTATACGCAGTCGAGCCTTCGGATTCCCCTGTCTTATCAGGAGGAAAGCCGGGTCCTCATAAAATTCAGGGAATCGGAGCCGGATTCATCCCTGAGATTTTAGATACAGATGTATATGACCATGTCATACAGGTAGATAAGGATTCAGCTTTTGAGTATGCAAGAAGAGCGGCAAAAGAAGAAGGGATCTTAGGCGGGATTTCCTCCGGAGCAGCCATCTATGCAGCCCTTGAAGTAGCGAAGAAGTTAGGAAAGGGCAAAAAAGTGCTCGCCATCATCCCTAGTAACGGGGAACGCTATTTAAGCACCCCTCTTTACCAATTTGATGAAGAATAG
- a CDS encoding peptidyl-prolyl cis-trans isomerase: MRIKRSVLMVIIGVLLVTNLITLVWNWSSGKVGTPEVVASVGGESVTREDWLYALEQQHGKEELRAMVNQKVIDHLAKKYDISVSNKEVEQEYYLIQSVYNAYDEENLEDEDTLKKQIKSELLLEELITKDVQVPEKEMKKFYAQNEEQYSIPKMYKLKQLKVADQTEADQVLKELDGGSNFEALAMERSTDEQSAHLGGDIGYVPIDGDILSPEAKSEVEPLSQGEWTSPIQQDSDYVIYYVDGILKERDFSFKEVKSQIRRQIALEQVETPLKPESFWDEVDVEWFYGKQE, from the coding sequence CTCGGGGAAAGTCGGTACCCCTGAAGTGGTGGCATCGGTTGGCGGGGAATCCGTGACCCGGGAGGATTGGTTATACGCACTGGAGCAGCAACATGGTAAAGAAGAACTGAGGGCTATGGTCAATCAAAAAGTGATCGACCACCTGGCGAAGAAATACGATATTTCTGTTTCAAATAAAGAAGTGGAACAGGAATACTACCTTATTCAATCCGTTTATAATGCCTATGATGAAGAGAATCTTGAAGATGAAGATACGCTGAAAAAGCAGATCAAATCTGAATTATTATTAGAGGAGCTCATCACGAAGGACGTTCAGGTTCCCGAAAAAGAGATGAAGAAATTCTATGCTCAGAATGAGGAGCAGTATTCAATCCCTAAAATGTATAAGCTGAAGCAATTGAAGGTAGCGGATCAAACAGAAGCGGATCAGGTTCTGAAGGAACTCGATGGCGGATCTAACTTTGAAGCATTGGCCATGGAACGGTCTACCGATGAGCAAAGCGCACATTTAGGAGGGGACATTGGGTATGTTCCCATTGATGGGGATATTCTTTCTCCGGAAGCGAAATCGGAGGTAGAACCCTTATCGCAGGGTGAATGGACATCACCGATTCAACAGGATTCAGACTATGTGATTTATTACGTAGACGGTATTCTGAAGGAGAGGGATTTTTCGTTTAAGGAAGTAAAATCACAAATTCGCAGACAGATTGCTTTAGAACAGGTCGAAACACCGCTTAAGCCTGAATCCTTTTGGGATGAAGTGGACGTCGAGTGGTTTTATGGCAAGCAAGAGTAA